A genomic window from Alkalihalobacillus sp. AL-G includes:
- a CDS encoding GntP family permease, which produces MLSMIGLIGGLALLIILTMRGMNLLVVAPLCALFVAVLSGMPLFPQLAGEGEVNLIGNYMAGFSGFVAAWFLMFLLGAIFGKVMEDSGAADSVSKWVVTKLGMKKAVLAIVVACAILTYGGVSLFVVAFSVYPMALSLFKQADLPRRFIPAALAFGSVTFTMTSAGSPEIQNWIPIEFLGTSPYAGWEVSLIVAVFMAVFGYWWLKKMITKAASTGERFEAREDDPKVLEKELPNPIAGLIPLVVVLIISFIFHDSLEQSALIVALLGGVIATYLLNRKFFTDFWAAVSGGTLGALIAIGNTAAVVGFGGVAKAVPAFDTAVNAMTNIPGSPLIGGAIAVSVIAGMTGSASGGQAIALPILAPHYMDLGVNPDALHRTVAISSGALDSLPHNGYVVTTVRAICGETHKAAYGAVGALTVIVPLLGLALAIILFSFGLGI; this is translated from the coding sequence ATGTTAAGTATGATTGGTCTGATTGGGGGTCTAGCATTACTTATCATCCTAACTATGCGTGGGATGAATTTGCTTGTTGTTGCTCCGCTATGTGCTTTATTCGTCGCGGTATTAAGTGGAATGCCGTTATTTCCACAGCTGGCAGGCGAAGGAGAAGTAAACCTCATCGGGAATTACATGGCTGGGTTTTCAGGATTCGTCGCTGCCTGGTTTTTAATGTTCTTACTCGGTGCTATTTTCGGTAAGGTAATGGAAGACAGTGGAGCAGCCGATAGTGTTTCCAAATGGGTTGTGACAAAGCTAGGCATGAAAAAAGCAGTCCTTGCCATTGTAGTCGCCTGTGCGATTCTAACCTATGGTGGCGTCAGCCTATTCGTTGTCGCATTTTCAGTCTATCCTATGGCGTTAAGCTTATTCAAGCAAGCAGATTTACCACGGCGGTTTATACCTGCTGCACTTGCATTTGGTTCCGTTACATTCACAATGACTTCAGCCGGTTCACCAGAAATTCAGAACTGGATCCCAATTGAATTTTTAGGGACTTCACCATATGCAGGTTGGGAAGTCAGCTTAATTGTAGCAGTTTTCATGGCTGTATTCGGTTATTGGTGGTTAAAAAAAATGATTACGAAAGCTGCATCTACAGGGGAGCGATTCGAAGCACGTGAGGATGATCCCAAAGTACTTGAAAAAGAACTGCCAAATCCAATTGCTGGTTTAATACCTCTTGTAGTTGTCCTGATAATCTCTTTTATTTTCCATGATTCATTGGAGCAATCAGCCCTTATCGTTGCATTACTAGGTGGTGTTATTGCTACGTATTTATTGAATCGGAAGTTTTTTACCGATTTCTGGGCAGCAGTATCTGGAGGAACACTCGGAGCATTGATTGCAATCGGGAATACAGCTGCTGTTGTTGGGTTCGGTGGTGTTGCGAAAGCAGTACCAGCATTCGATACAGCCGTTAACGCTATGACAAACATACCAGGTAGTCCGTTGATTGGTGGTGCTATTGCAGTCAGTGTGATAGCTGGTATGACCGGTTCAGCATCGGGAGGTCAGGCCATTGCGTTACCGATTTTAGCTCCTCACTATATGGATTTAGGAGTGAATCCAGATGCATTGCATCGAACGGTAGCTATATCTTCAGGTGCACTTGATTCCTTGCCGCACAATGGGTATGTAGTAACAACCGTTCGCGCAATCTGTGGAGAGACACATAAGGCTGCATATGGTGCGGTTGGTGCATTGACTGTAATCGTTCCATTGCTCGGACTCGCTCTAGCAATCATCCTTTTCTCATTTGGTTTAGGAATTTAG
- a CDS encoding DUF2524 family protein, producing the protein MTEHQSLRTFLDRAEQVIAYAKEQNDLYNRQEPQIDDVTYSTAQQQLEEAYIDLQKVSQSSNAQQREEIQRVVSQILDLQNDMIIDE; encoded by the coding sequence ATGACAGAACATCAATCTCTTCGGACTTTTCTTGACCGTGCAGAGCAAGTGATCGCTTATGCGAAGGAACAAAATGATTTATATAATCGGCAGGAACCTCAGATCGATGACGTAACGTACTCGACAGCACAACAACAGTTAGAAGAGGCGTATATCGATTTACAAAAGGTTTCACAAAGTTCAAATGCGCAGCAACGAGAGGAAATTCAACGGGTAGTGTCACAAATTCTTGACCTTCAAAATGATATGATCATTGATGAATAA
- a CDS encoding alpha/beta-type small acid-soluble spore protein — protein MPNNNKLVVPGAQQSLDNMKQEVANEFDVQLGADTTSRANGSVGGEMTKRLVALGEQQLSGKQQQ, from the coding sequence ATGCCAAACAACAATAAATTGGTTGTTCCTGGAGCACAGCAATCTCTTGATAACATGAAACAAGAGGTTGCGAACGAATTTGATGTTCAGTTAGGTGCGGATACTACTTCCCGTGCGAACGGTTCTGTTGGTGGGGAAATGACAAAACGACTTGTCGCACTTGGAGAACAACAGCTAAGTGGTAAGCAGCAACAGTAA
- a CDS encoding sigma-54-dependent Fis family transcriptional regulator — translation MPETDFYVKNEILEAIIDNAFEWVVVVDTEGIVRFMNKTYCEFLEVDAREVIGKHVTEVIENTRMHVVVKTGKEEIADLQFIKGNYMIANRIPIFHEDKVAAALGTVIFRDTEQWKKMNSHVKSLFSELEFYRKEWTAINGAKYSLNDIIGSSDALQDLKQRVKKISSGDISILIRGESGTGKELFAHGIHQLSERSSGPFVKVNCAAIPDNLLESELFGYVEGAFTGAKKGGKVGKLQLANEGTLFLDEIGDMPQHMQAKLLRVLQEREIEPIGSNRQEMVDVRIIAATNRPLEKMVQEKLFREDLFYRINGFQLIIPPLRERKEDIATLTEYFLKKVTQRTGKRVNHIDQEAIDILYHHNWPGNIRELENVIEAAVHLTYEEIIGIDSLPDYLTEKELLRVGKQSLKKLLEQTERKAIIEALEQNRGNKLEAAKTLGIGKSSLYEKLHKFKIEE, via the coding sequence ATGCCCGAAACAGATTTTTATGTTAAAAATGAAATTTTAGAAGCAATTATAGATAATGCATTCGAATGGGTTGTGGTTGTGGACACTGAGGGTATCGTACGTTTTATGAACAAAACGTATTGCGAATTCCTTGAAGTGGATGCAAGAGAAGTGATTGGAAAACATGTCACAGAGGTCATTGAAAATACGAGAATGCATGTTGTCGTAAAAACCGGAAAAGAAGAAATCGCAGACTTACAGTTCATTAAAGGAAATTACATGATTGCAAATAGGATTCCAATCTTTCATGAGGATAAAGTGGCAGCTGCTCTTGGGACAGTCATTTTCCGTGATACTGAGCAGTGGAAAAAGATGAACAGCCATGTTAAGAGTCTATTTTCGGAACTAGAATTTTACCGTAAAGAATGGACGGCGATTAACGGAGCCAAATATTCGCTGAATGATATTATCGGGAGCTCAGACGCACTTCAGGATTTGAAACAACGCGTCAAAAAGATTTCAAGTGGCGATATTTCCATCCTGATTCGCGGGGAAAGCGGAACAGGGAAAGAGCTATTTGCTCATGGTATCCACCAGCTTAGTGAGCGTAGTAGTGGACCCTTTGTCAAAGTGAATTGTGCAGCCATCCCTGATAATCTGCTTGAGTCAGAGTTATTCGGTTATGTGGAGGGTGCATTTACAGGTGCAAAAAAGGGTGGAAAAGTCGGTAAATTACAACTCGCGAATGAGGGTACGCTCTTCTTAGATGAAATTGGAGATATGCCGCAACACATGCAGGCGAAACTGTTACGAGTCCTACAGGAAAGAGAGATTGAGCCGATTGGATCGAACCGGCAAGAAATGGTGGATGTACGTATCATAGCTGCAACAAATCGTCCACTTGAAAAAATGGTACAAGAAAAGCTGTTTCGTGAAGATCTTTTTTACCGTATTAATGGGTTCCAGCTCATCATTCCTCCATTACGCGAGCGAAAAGAGGATATAGCTACATTAACTGAGTATTTCTTGAAGAAAGTTACCCAGAGAACTGGTAAACGAGTGAATCACATTGATCAAGAAGCGATTGATATTTTGTATCACCACAATTGGCCTGGGAACATAAGGGAATTGGAAAATGTCATCGAAGCAGCGGTACACCTCACATATGAGGAAATCATCGGAATAGATTCATTACCTGATTATTTAACAGAGAAGGAATTATTAAGAGTAGGAAAGCAATCATTGAAAAAACTACTTGAACAAACAGAGCGGAAAGCGATCATAGAGGCACTTGAGCAAAATCGGGGAAATAAGTTAGAGGCAGCAAAAACATTAGGGATTGGAAAATCAAGTTTATATGAAAAATTACACAAATTTAAAATTGAAGAGTGA
- a CDS encoding YjcZ family sporulation protein — MSDKKPRGKGFTLIVVLFILLIIVGASQVGGYGGYDGYDGYEGGYGGGYDCGCDGYGYGGGYGWW, encoded by the coding sequence ATGAGCGATAAAAAACCAAGAGGAAAAGGATTTACCCTAATCGTTGTATTGTTTATCCTTTTGATTATCGTTGGAGCTTCTCAAGTCGGCGGTTATGGCGGCTATGACGGCTATGACGGCTATGAAGGCGGCTACGGCGGCGGGTACGATTGCGGCTGTGACGGATATGGTTACGGCGGCGGCTACGGCTGGTGGTAA
- a CDS encoding gamma-glutamylcyclotransferase, which produces MTDGMNCVAECAWIQAALYDTGNGYPAVILSEKGTVYGELYDVNPSELQKLDRLEGYEGAGGVNLYERKILLVQTEEAVYNAYVYTADHNLELCENRIPTGDWIHQSPG; this is translated from the coding sequence TTGACTGATGGCATGAATTGTGTTGCGGAGTGTGCTTGGATTCAAGCTGCTCTTTATGATACAGGCAATGGCTATCCGGCCGTTATCTTGTCCGAAAAAGGTACCGTTTACGGGGAACTATATGACGTTAACCCGAGTGAGCTGCAGAAGCTCGATCGACTAGAAGGGTATGAAGGTGCGGGCGGCGTTAATCTATATGAACGAAAAATACTTCTTGTTCAAACTGAGGAAGCTGTCTATAATGCGTATGTGTATACGGCAGATCACAATCTAGAGCTATGTGAAAACCGCATCCCGACGGGTGATTGGATCCATCAGTCCCCTGGCTGA
- a CDS encoding 3-hydroxybutyrate dehydrogenase gives MVQDKVVYITGAASGIGNEIAQAFAKNGAKIVLIDLNEEGVLEASRILENEGHEVLGIQCDVTSEIELKKTIEQTIEHFGRLDVLINNAGLQHVAAIEEFPTEKFELMMQVMLVAPFIATKHVMPIMKKQKFGRILNMSSINGIVGFAGKAAYNSAKHGVIGLTKVTALEGAKNGITANAICPGYVDTPLVQNQLEDLAKNRGIPKEKVMEEVIYPLVPQKRLLSVEEIADYTMFLASDKAKGVTGQAVVIDGGYTTQ, from the coding sequence GTGGTCCAAGATAAAGTTGTTTATATCACCGGTGCAGCGAGTGGAATTGGAAATGAAATTGCACAAGCATTTGCTAAAAATGGTGCAAAAATCGTTTTGATTGATCTGAATGAAGAAGGTGTTTTAGAAGCTTCAAGGATTTTGGAAAATGAAGGACACGAAGTACTTGGTATTCAATGCGATGTTACATCTGAAATAGAGCTCAAGAAGACAATTGAACAAACGATAGAGCACTTTGGTCGGTTGGATGTGTTAATCAATAATGCGGGACTTCAACATGTGGCCGCTATTGAAGAGTTCCCTACCGAAAAGTTTGAATTGATGATGCAGGTCATGCTGGTTGCACCTTTTATCGCAACCAAACACGTCATGCCGATTATGAAAAAGCAGAAGTTTGGACGGATTTTAAACATGTCTTCGATTAATGGAATTGTCGGCTTCGCTGGAAAAGCAGCTTATAATAGCGCAAAACATGGGGTGATAGGTCTTACTAAAGTTACTGCATTAGAAGGTGCAAAAAACGGAATTACGGCAAACGCGATTTGTCCAGGTTACGTTGATACTCCGCTTGTTCAAAACCAGCTGGAGGACCTTGCGAAAAACCGAGGTATTCCTAAGGAAAAAGTAATGGAAGAAGTGATCTATCCATTAGTTCCGCAAAAGCGGTTATTGTCTGTCGAAGAAATTGCAGATTATACGATGTTCTTAGCGAGTGATAAAGCGAAGGGTGTCACTGGTCAAGCAGTTGTGATCGATGGTGGCTACACAACTCAATAG
- a CDS encoding YndM family protein translates to MRHIVALLTKFTMLIGVLYISLTVFFGVSFLNVLGIALLLTIVGYALGDLFILKRFGNVIATMADAGLTFLAAWFLADVFIDTPANQFYAGVSAAAITAIGEFVFHMFIQALRPLKPTQNTYNLNYGTEFGEELSPRQDDNEDNK, encoded by the coding sequence ATGAGACACATTGTTGCATTATTAACTAAATTTACAATGCTAATTGGGGTTTTGTACATTTCTTTAACTGTATTTTTTGGAGTGTCATTCCTGAATGTACTAGGAATTGCTCTGCTACTTACCATAGTTGGATATGCTCTAGGTGACCTGTTTATTTTAAAACGATTCGGGAATGTCATAGCAACAATGGCAGATGCTGGCTTAACCTTTCTTGCAGCCTGGTTCTTGGCAGATGTTTTCATAGATACACCAGCGAACCAGTTTTATGCAGGCGTTTCAGCGGCAGCAATCACCGCCATTGGGGAATTTGTGTTCCATATGTTTATTCAGGCTTTAAGACCGTTAAAGCCGACTCAAAACACGTATAACTTGAATTACGGCACAGAATTTGGAGAAGAACTGTCACCCCGACAAGACGACAACGAAGATAATAAATAA
- a CDS encoding PadR family transcriptional regulator, with protein MEDKRLRKLFLGFIQIHILHHAKEHPIFGVWMLEELYEHGYDISPGTLYPILHSMESDGLLEKEEKKVDGKIRKYYTTTEKGNEILIEARNKAYELFKEIRE; from the coding sequence ATGGAAGATAAACGTCTTAGAAAGCTTTTTTTAGGCTTCATCCAAATACACATTCTGCATCATGCAAAGGAACATCCTATTTTTGGTGTATGGATGCTCGAGGAATTATATGAACACGGTTACGACATCAGCCCGGGAACCTTGTATCCGATCCTTCACTCAATGGAATCAGATGGTTTATTGGAAAAGGAGGAAAAAAAGGTAGATGGCAAGATTCGAAAATATTACACGACCACTGAAAAGGGGAATGAGATTCTAATAGAAGCACGGAATAAAGCGTATGAGCTTTTTAAGGAAATTAGGGAATAG
- a CDS encoding IS3 family transposase yields MKKRGRPIPGYSVSNQGEKIPDAQIAEYLMELYWDEWLGAMGYKKWTLYLKDHHSLIISKHKVYRMCKGLGILKKPNTKKAKHPRKLARNRTITGSNQLWQVDIKYGNITDSNAFFYVCSAIDVYDRTIVGYYCGSVCKAKHITTMLTKALIRRKVHFKSGEFEKKLILRTDNGPQFVSEDFGNFCDHHKVYHERIPKKTPDMNAYIESFHSVLQRECFDRYAFGFYEEAFYYVDQYIAFYNHSRYHGSLKPHTPQKYYDLSRRGQIPSTKVKL; encoded by the coding sequence GTGAAAAAAAGAGGGCGGCCGATTCCGGGCTACTCGGTATCCAATCAAGGGGAAAAGATTCCGGATGCGCAAATCGCAGAATATCTGATGGAACTTTATTGGGACGAGTGGTTGGGAGCTATGGGCTACAAAAAATGGACCCTATATCTAAAAGACCACCACTCCCTGATCATTAGTAAGCATAAAGTGTACCGGATGTGTAAAGGGCTAGGAATTCTAAAAAAACCGAACACAAAAAAAGCAAAACACCCAAGAAAACTTGCGAGAAATCGTACGATTACAGGCTCGAATCAACTCTGGCAAGTCGACATCAAATATGGAAACATAACGGATTCCAACGCCTTCTTTTACGTGTGTAGTGCGATTGACGTTTATGATCGAACCATTGTTGGTTATTATTGTGGATCGGTTTGTAAGGCGAAACATATTACAACGATGTTGACAAAAGCACTTATACGTCGGAAAGTGCACTTTAAATCTGGGGAATTTGAGAAGAAGCTGATTCTTCGAACCGATAACGGACCCCAGTTTGTGAGCGAAGACTTTGGCAACTTTTGTGACCATCACAAGGTCTATCATGAGCGAATTCCAAAGAAGACACCAGACATGAATGCTTATATTGAGTCCTTTCACAGTGTGTTACAGAGAGAGTGTTTTGACCGATATGCATTTGGATTTTACGAAGAAGCCTTTTATTATGTGGATCAATATATCGCTTTCTATAACCATTCTCGTTATCACGGAAGCTTGAAGCCACACACGCCTCAGAAGTATTATGACTTATCTCGAAGAGGGCAGATCCCGAGCACAAAAGTGAAATTATAG
- a CDS encoding polysaccharide deacetylase family protein, translating into MKKFIMIFAISLTTILFTLFGLYQLMNARSFQVFGGLVEQVNTEEKVVALTFDDGPTEKTDDILKILADTKVKATFFLNGNMIKKNPEAAKSIVQAGHELGNHTYSHQRMIFKSYSFIENEIERTDEAIRKVGYKGDIHFRPPNGKKLFLLPFYLNKHDKKTIMWNIEPDSDPEIAGSSDRIFQHVNETIEPGSIILLHVMYDNEERESLEAVEKIIHTLKDKGYSFQTVSELLESGSD; encoded by the coding sequence ATGAAAAAGTTTATAATGATTTTTGCGATATCTTTAACAACGATCTTATTCACTCTTTTCGGACTTTACCAGTTGATGAATGCAAGGAGCTTCCAAGTGTTTGGAGGGCTGGTTGAGCAGGTTAACACAGAGGAAAAGGTAGTTGCATTGACCTTCGATGATGGTCCAACAGAAAAGACAGATGATATTTTAAAAATTCTTGCTGACACGAAAGTGAAGGCGACCTTCTTTTTAAACGGAAATATGATTAAAAAAAATCCTGAGGCAGCAAAATCGATTGTGCAAGCGGGACATGAGCTAGGTAACCACACATACTCCCACCAACGGATGATCTTCAAATCATACTCTTTTATTGAGAACGAGATAGAGAGGACGGATGAGGCGATCAGGAAAGTAGGATACAAAGGAGACATTCATTTTCGTCCACCGAATGGAAAAAAGCTGTTTCTCTTACCGTTTTATTTAAACAAACACGATAAAAAAACGATTATGTGGAACATTGAACCAGACTCCGACCCGGAAATAGCTGGGAGTTCAGATCGAATCTTCCAGCATGTGAATGAAACCATCGAACCAGGATCAATTATTCTACTTCACGTCATGTATGACAACGAGGAACGAGAATCACTTGAAGCAGTTGAGAAAATCATCCATACATTAAAGGATAAAGGTTATTCGTTTCAAACTGTTAGCGAGTTATTAGAATCTGGAAGCGACTAA
- a CDS encoding DUF2164 domain-containing protein yields the protein MVVTKIPKEDRDQLVRSIQAYFLDERGEEIGDLAAGLLLDFFIKEMGPYVYNQGVRDAKDVLQQKVMNLEEDLDALQRPITNR from the coding sequence ATGGTCGTCACTAAGATACCGAAAGAAGATCGTGATCAATTGGTTCGAAGTATACAAGCTTATTTTTTGGATGAACGCGGAGAAGAAATCGGTGACCTGGCAGCAGGACTACTGCTCGACTTTTTTATAAAAGAAATGGGTCCGTATGTGTATAATCAAGGAGTTCGTGATGCTAAAGATGTACTCCAACAAAAGGTCATGAATTTGGAAGAAGACCTCGATGCGCTACAACGCCCGATTACAAATAGATAA
- a CDS encoding ferritin-like domain-containing protein, translated as MYLYRQTETQGIIEDIRNAINGEYSAIQCYQKLAQKAPNRQQREQIQEIRQDEIKHYQRFMQIYTSLTGQQPQPQITEECPDNYTEGLIASFKDEQETTDFYLEFSEQARTPYIKEVFRSAAADEQNHAVWFLSFLTIK; from the coding sequence ATGTATTTGTATCGTCAAACGGAGACACAAGGTATTATTGAAGATATCCGCAACGCAATAAATGGGGAGTACAGTGCGATTCAGTGTTACCAAAAGCTTGCTCAAAAGGCTCCAAACAGACAGCAACGGGAACAAATCCAAGAAATTCGTCAGGATGAAATTAAACACTACCAACGTTTCATGCAAATATATACATCCTTAACTGGACAACAACCTCAACCACAAATAACCGAGGAATGTCCAGATAACTATACGGAAGGGCTAATAGCATCATTTAAGGATGAACAGGAAACGACTGATTTTTACTTGGAATTCTCGGAACAAGCCAGGACCCCATACATTAAAGAAGTCTTTCGAAGTGCTGCTGCAGATGAACAAAATCATGCGGTTTGGTTTTTATCCTTTTTAACTATAAAATAA
- a CDS encoding chromate transporter codes for MEQKNRLMTYLEILMISTRLGFTSFGGPVAHLGYFHEEYIRKRKWLDEKAYADLIALCQFLPGPASSQVGIGIGIIRGGMIGGILAFLGFTLPSVIALIIFALLLQGSDFADSGWIHGLKIVAVVVVAQAILGMAQKLAPDLQRKTIALVALVGTLLWQTTFAQIGVILAAALIGLLLYKNQSEDKESHIHVPISRNFAYACLALFFGLLIVLPLLSEWMSIQWLAIFDSFYRSGALVFGGGHVVLPLLEREFVPTGWVSEEAFLAGYGAAQAVPGPLFTFAAYLGTIMNGWKGGLLATMAIFLPAFLLIFGTLPFWGTLRRNPKVKGALIGVNAAVVGILIAAFYRPIWTSSILAPIDFAFAAVLFSMLVYWKLPPWIIVIVGALGGTILSIY; via the coding sequence ATGGAGCAGAAGAATCGTTTGATGACCTATCTAGAAATCTTAATGATCTCCACTCGACTAGGGTTTACATCGTTTGGAGGACCTGTTGCACACTTAGGTTATTTTCACGAAGAATACATTCGTAAAAGGAAGTGGTTGGATGAGAAAGCCTATGCTGATCTAATAGCATTGTGTCAGTTTCTGCCCGGACCTGCGAGCAGTCAGGTTGGAATCGGAATTGGAATTATACGAGGTGGGATGATTGGCGGGATCCTAGCTTTTCTCGGTTTTACATTGCCATCCGTCATTGCTCTGATTATTTTTGCATTACTGCTCCAAGGCTCGGATTTTGCTGATTCGGGTTGGATTCATGGCTTGAAGATTGTTGCAGTCGTCGTTGTTGCTCAAGCAATTCTTGGAATGGCACAAAAACTGGCACCGGACTTACAGAGAAAAACAATTGCATTGGTCGCACTCGTCGGCACTTTGTTATGGCAAACCACTTTTGCACAAATCGGAGTCATCCTTGCCGCAGCATTAATTGGGTTACTTTTATACAAGAATCAAAGTGAGGACAAGGAATCTCACATCCATGTCCCGATTTCTCGTAATTTTGCCTACGCTTGTCTTGCTTTGTTTTTTGGATTACTCATCGTTCTGCCACTATTAAGTGAGTGGATGTCTATTCAATGGTTAGCGATATTTGATAGTTTTTATCGATCAGGAGCACTCGTTTTTGGTGGTGGACACGTCGTCTTACCTTTACTTGAGAGAGAGTTTGTTCCGACAGGATGGGTAAGTGAAGAGGCTTTCCTTGCCGGATACGGTGCAGCACAAGCAGTACCAGGTCCATTATTTACGTTTGCGGCTTATCTCGGAACGATTATGAATGGGTGGAAAGGCGGATTATTAGCTACAATGGCGATTTTCCTCCCCGCATTTCTACTTATATTTGGAACATTACCATTTTGGGGAACGCTACGACGAAATCCGAAAGTAAAAGGCGCATTAATCGGGGTCAATGCTGCAGTAGTCGGTATCCTAATTGCTGCATTCTATCGTCCGATTTGGACAAGCTCGATTCTTGCACCAATTGACTTTGCTTTTGCTGCGGTCCTTTTCAGCATGCTCGTCTATTGGAAACTACCACCTTGGATCATCGTAATTGTCGGTGCACTTGGAGGTACGATTTTATCAATCTACTAA
- a CDS encoding GNAT family N-acetyltransferase translates to MLGSERLYLRPLKATDVSNLMKIFSDPVAMTYYPSTKTETEAIQWIEWNLKNYDAFHVGLWAAELKKDRTFVGQCGIVPQKVSGTIQMEIGYSFVRSFWGNGYATEAAKACMDYGFKKCHYTKMISLITPDNLPSIAVAERIGMEKECSIIKWGRPIDVYSVHK, encoded by the coding sequence ATGCTTGGATCAGAACGATTATACCTCCGTCCTTTAAAAGCAACGGACGTATCCAATTTGATGAAGATCTTTTCCGATCCGGTAGCTATGACTTACTATCCGAGTACAAAAACCGAGACTGAAGCGATTCAATGGATTGAATGGAACCTAAAGAATTATGATGCCTTCCATGTTGGGCTATGGGCAGCTGAATTAAAAAAAGACCGGACATTCGTCGGTCAGTGCGGGATTGTACCTCAAAAAGTGAGCGGCACGATTCAGATGGAAATCGGATATTCCTTCGTACGTTCATTCTGGGGAAACGGATATGCAACTGAAGCGGCAAAGGCTTGTATGGATTATGGTTTTAAGAAGTGTCATTATACAAAAATGATTTCGCTGATCACACCGGATAACCTTCCATCGATTGCCGTCGCCGAACGGATCGGCATGGAAAAAGAATGCTCCATAATAAAATGGGGGCGACCTATAGATGTGTACAGTGTGCACAAGTAA
- a CDS encoding cysteine hydrolase family protein, which translates to MSKEVLMVIDVQSAVMEESSHNREETIDRISGLIRNARERNVAVIYVQHEFPEGPMKRGEQGWQLHPQLEQPLSNEVIINKTLPNSFAGTTLKQTLDQLHATHLYICGAQTDYCVDSTCRGAFDLQFDVTLITDAHTTADNEHLTAEQIIQHTENTLKNFWSPNSTITLKKSSDILWMQKEVRK; encoded by the coding sequence TTGAGTAAAGAAGTATTAATGGTAATTGATGTACAGTCGGCTGTCATGGAGGAATCAAGTCATAACCGGGAAGAAACAATTGATCGTATTTCGGGTTTGATCCGTAATGCCAGAGAACGAAACGTGGCAGTAATCTATGTCCAGCATGAATTTCCTGAAGGTCCAATGAAACGTGGAGAGCAAGGTTGGCAGCTTCATCCACAATTAGAACAACCTCTCAGTAATGAAGTGATCATTAATAAAACCTTGCCGAATTCATTTGCAGGCACCACACTAAAACAAACACTCGATCAGTTGCACGCGACCCACTTATACATATGTGGTGCACAGACTGATTATTGTGTTGACTCAACATGTCGAGGAGCCTTTGATCTGCAATTTGATGTCACCCTCATCACAGATGCCCACACCACGGCTGATAATGAACACCTTACTGCCGAACAAATCATCCAGCATACGGAAAACACACTTAAGAACTTTTGGAGCCCAAACTCCACAATTACATTAAAGAAATCATCTGATATCCTTTGGATGCAAAAAGAAGTAAGAAAGTAA